The Halorhabdus sp. BNX81 genome includes a region encoding these proteins:
- a CDS encoding Htur_1727 family rSAM-partnered candidate RiPP, with amino-acid sequence MTANADGRREVIDQPRGRHSREWEVFVRETVEDPLTHVGSVTAAEKATAREQAETLFSDVVAVWLCPGSAVQRYADPELAPGESA; translated from the coding sequence ATGACAGCTAATGCGGACGGTCGACGCGAGGTGATCGACCAGCCGCGCGGCCGACACTCCCGCGAGTGGGAAGTGTTCGTCCGCGAGACGGTTGAGGATCCTCTCACTCATGTTGGTAGTGTCACGGCGGCGGAGAAAGCAACTGCCCGCGAACAGGCTGAAACGCTGTTTTCGGATGTCGTTGCCGTCTGGCTTTGTCCCGGGAGTGCCGTCCAGCGGTACGCCGATCCGGAACTCGCGCCGGGTGAGAGCGCATGA
- a CDS encoding TIGR04347 family pseudo-SAM/SPASM protein has translation MIPVSDLLVDVADDTGGSTTVGESGEEITVADRHHPIVVWHVTGANNLDPEYGDAGAGPGHGDGELTTAEATAVIEDLAAYGVAAIRFTGGEPLLRDDLEPLIERATDAGLRTKLSTNGTLLTDERAESLVAAGLDDIDVAIDGLPDHHDELYGREGAFDDALDGIQAAQDAGLDPGVRFTLTEANTADMEELVDLLALQGVERFRFHHLEYSSQDEEVIDLDVDHEAQRRAVRRVCDITLDAHDRGHDVETLLDGNYADTGYVYQYAREELSEDRAAAIRDRLEADGGDPAGERIADIDYQGNVHLTPYWQEYSLGNVRDRPFSAIWEDESNPLLAKLRDRKEYVPDRCPDCEYYAMCRGGSRHRALAAEGDVWARDPQCYLTDEEIGLDADGSPSSAD, from the coding sequence ATGATCCCGGTCAGCGATCTTCTCGTCGACGTTGCGGACGATACGGGGGGGAGTACGACTGTGGGGGAGAGCGGTGAAGAAATCACTGTGGCGGATCGGCACCATCCAATCGTCGTCTGGCACGTGACTGGCGCGAATAATCTCGACCCCGAGTACGGGGACGCCGGGGCTGGCCCTGGCCACGGCGACGGCGAGTTGACGACCGCGGAAGCGACGGCCGTCATCGAGGATCTCGCCGCCTACGGTGTGGCAGCGATCCGGTTTACCGGCGGTGAGCCACTATTGCGCGACGATCTCGAACCACTGATCGAGCGGGCAACCGATGCCGGTCTCCGGACGAAACTTTCGACAAACGGAACCTTACTCACTGACGAACGGGCCGAATCCCTCGTGGCGGCTGGACTCGACGACATCGATGTCGCTATCGATGGGCTGCCGGACCATCACGACGAACTTTACGGCCGCGAGGGGGCATTCGATGACGCGCTCGATGGCATTCAGGCGGCCCAGGACGCGGGGCTCGATCCCGGTGTTCGCTTTACGCTCACCGAGGCCAACACGGCCGACATGGAGGAGCTCGTCGATCTGCTCGCCCTCCAGGGTGTCGAACGCTTCCGGTTCCATCACCTCGAGTATAGCAGCCAGGACGAGGAAGTCATCGATCTCGACGTTGATCACGAGGCCCAGCGACGTGCCGTCCGGCGAGTCTGTGATATCACGCTGGACGCCCACGATCGTGGCCACGATGTCGAGACGCTACTCGACGGCAATTATGCTGATACGGGCTACGTCTATCAGTACGCACGCGAGGAGCTGAGTGAGGACCGCGCCGCGGCGATCCGGGACCGCCTGGAAGCCGACGGCGGCGATCCCGCCGGCGAGCGCATCGCCGACATCGACTACCAGGGGAACGTCCATCTCACGCCGTACTGGCAGGAGTATTCGCTGGGGAACGTCCGGGACCGACCGTTCAGCGCCATCTGGGAGGACGAGTCCAACCCACTCCTGGCAAAGCTTCGGGACCGCAAGGAGTACGTCCCAGATCGATGCCCGGACTGTGAGTACTATGCGATGTGCCGCGGTGGCTCGCGCCATCGGGCACTCGCGGCCGAGGGCGACGTCTGGGCGCGCGACCCCCAGTGTTATCTCACCGACGAGGAGATCGGTCTGGACGCCGACGGCTCGCCCTCGTCTGCTGATTGA
- a CDS encoding PHP domain-containing protein, producing the protein MLSVELHAHSSLSYDGRDPVEKLLARAADAGLDALAVTDHDEIAASLRAVELAPEYGLLGIPGMEVTSAAGHVLALGVDEQIPDGLPFETTLDRIHDQDGVAVVPHPFQESRSGVMANISRAELAQADAIEVYNSRLLTGRANRQARTFAREHGVPQTAGSDAHISEMVGRAVTLVETDECSVPAILAAIRDGRTHIEGRRTPWHISFRQAAGGAKRKARERLASLFE; encoded by the coding sequence GTGCTTTCGGTCGAGTTGCATGCCCATTCGTCGCTGTCGTACGACGGACGGGATCCCGTCGAGAAATTGCTTGCCAGGGCAGCAGACGCGGGACTCGACGCGCTTGCGGTCACCGATCACGACGAGATCGCGGCGAGCCTTCGGGCAGTCGAGTTGGCCCCCGAGTACGGCCTGCTCGGGATTCCGGGGATGGAAGTGACCAGCGCCGCGGGCCACGTCCTCGCGCTCGGGGTCGACGAACAGATTCCGGACGGCCTTCCGTTCGAGACGACACTCGATCGGATCCACGACCAGGACGGCGTGGCGGTCGTCCCGCATCCGTTTCAGGAATCCCGGAGCGGAGTGATGGCAAACATCTCCCGCGCCGAGTTGGCGCAGGCTGACGCCATCGAGGTGTACAATTCCCGACTGCTGACCGGGCGGGCCAATCGCCAGGCTCGGACGTTCGCTCGCGAACACGGGGTTCCCCAGACTGCCGGCAGCGACGCCCATATCAGCGAGATGGTCGGCCGGGCCGTCACGCTCGTCGAGACCGACGAGTGCTCGGTCCCGGCGATCCTCGCGGCGATCCGGGACGGACGCACCCACATCGAGGGGCGACGAACGCCCTGGCACATCAGCTTCCGACAGGCAGCCGGCGGCGCGAAACGCAAGGCTCGGGAGCGCCTCGCCTCGCTGTTCGAGTGA
- a CDS encoding asparagine synthase-related protein, with amino-acid sequence MAGNPVDSGATRLQGADPDVVRAAIDSRDPLPGTRGFAGLVDGRLVRDVLGRYPLFVERNDPTTWAFEPGNLLAPVAVPAGHVQDHQGFTQYWTLPEPSLQRGRDAIETVRSALKTALGTVETGGLAVAFSGGVDSALLAARLDVPLYVAGFPDSHDIAAAREAAAFLDADLRVVELDHETLRARVPDVVAATGRTNAMDVEIALPLYQVASTAAGDGFDRLAVGQGADELFGGYAKVANPSAHSRVAADTVRAARREGLETLPDQLERDVLAIRAGGVEPVAPLLNDRVVESALSLPGSLLVSARGDRKYAFRLASRAWVPDRIAFRGKKALQYGSLVARELDRLARQAGFKRRMDDHVTQYVESIED; translated from the coding sequence ATGGCTGGCAACCCCGTCGACTCAGGGGCGACGAGACTCCAGGGAGCCGACCCGGATGTCGTCCGGGCGGCGATCGACTCGCGCGATCCACTGCCCGGGACCAGGGGGTTTGCCGGGCTGGTTGACGGCCGGCTCGTCCGGGACGTGCTCGGTCGATATCCACTCTTCGTCGAACGGAACGACCCGACGACGTGGGCGTTCGAACCGGGCAACCTTTTGGCACCGGTTGCCGTCCCGGCTGGCCACGTCCAGGACCATCAGGGATTCACGCAATACTGGACGCTCCCGGAGCCATCGTTACAGCGCGGACGCGACGCGATCGAGACCGTCCGTTCTGCACTCAAAACAGCGCTGGGTACCGTCGAGACGGGCGGACTCGCCGTCGCGTTTTCCGGCGGTGTCGATTCTGCACTTCTCGCGGCCAGACTGGATGTTCCGCTGTACGTCGCCGGCTTCCCCGACAGTCACGATATTGCGGCGGCCAGGGAGGCTGCCGCGTTTCTCGATGCGGACCTTCGCGTCGTCGAACTCGATCACGAGACGCTCAGAGCGCGCGTCCCGGATGTCGTCGCGGCGACGGGACGAACCAACGCGATGGATGTCGAGATCGCCCTCCCGCTGTATCAGGTGGCTTCGACGGCCGCCGGCGACGGGTTCGACCGCCTGGCCGTCGGCCAAGGGGCCGACGAACTGTTCGGGGGCTATGCCAAGGTCGCGAATCCATCGGCACACTCTCGCGTCGCGGCTGATACTGTCCGGGCGGCTCGTCGTGAGGGACTAGAGACACTTCCGGATCAGTTAGAACGCGACGTTCTGGCGATTCGTGCCGGCGGCGTCGAACCCGTCGCGCCGCTACTCAACGACCGCGTCGTCGAATCGGCACTTTCGTTGCCTGGATCGTTACTCGTCTCTGCCCGAGGTGACCGGAAGTATGCGTTCCGACTTGCCAGCCGGGCCTGGGTCCCCGATCGAATCGCGTTCAGGGGAAAAAAGGCACTCCAGTATGGAAGCCTCGTCGCGCGCGAACTCGACCGCCTGGCTCGGCAGGCAGGGTTCAAGCGTCGCATGGACGATCACGTCACGCAATACGTCGAATCGATCGAAGATTAA
- a CDS encoding CAP domain-containing protein, with protein MGLRDRWRRVVSPVLVWAKRSLILGLVIGLFVVGISATVGTGIPAIDTTTAIITDSERDIFHNEDALDEGTIPGEQSTPSDGGTAIAHDALTGEGTPSSQVDPDAAQTTNDREIVNAARINQTQIESQVHQFINEERSERGLASLSFNDALQEIARYHSQDMAERRYFAHTAPGGEDMGARYSRFDFQCEVQISDRQYATGAENIAYTYADTNVVTDGGTVNYNRNETRIAQGLVDGWMNSPGHRANILKSYWQSEGIGIAITETDEGIRVYATQNFC; from the coding sequence ATGGGGCTACGTGACCGATGGCGAAGAGTTGTCTCTCCCGTCCTCGTGTGGGCCAAACGCAGTCTCATCCTCGGTCTCGTCATCGGCCTGTTCGTCGTCGGCATCTCAGCGACGGTCGGCACTGGCATACCGGCTATTGATACTACGACAGCGATCATTACTGATTCCGAACGAGACATTTTCCACAACGAAGATGCCCTCGATGAAGGCACGATTCCGGGCGAACAATCCACACCCAGCGACGGAGGAACCGCAATTGCTCACGATGCCCTCACCGGGGAGGGGACGCCGAGCAGCCAGGTGGATCCGGATGCCGCCCAGACCACGAATGACCGGGAGATAGTGAACGCTGCTCGAATAAACCAGACTCAAATCGAATCCCAGGTCCATCAGTTCATCAACGAGGAACGCTCTGAACGGGGGCTAGCTTCTCTTTCTTTCAATGATGCACTACAAGAGATCGCTCGATATCATAGCCAAGATATGGCTGAAAGACGGTATTTCGCTCATACGGCTCCGGGCGGTGAGGACATGGGGGCCCGATATTCGAGGTTTGACTTCCAGTGTGAAGTGCAGATATCCGACCGGCAATATGCAACTGGGGCCGAAAATATCGCATACACCTATGCTGATACCAACGTCGTGACCGATGGCGGCACGGTAAATTACAATCGCAACGAAACTCGCATCGCGCAGGGCCTCGTCGACGGGTGGATGAACTCCCCTGGCCACCGTGCGAACATTCTCAAATCTTACTGGCAATCCGAGGGGATTGGGATTGCGATCACGGAGACGGACGAAGGCATCCGAGTCTACGCCACCCAGAATTTCTGTTGA
- a CDS encoding 30S ribosomal protein S15, with amino-acid sequence MARMHTRRRGSSDSDKPVADDPPEWSDVDEDAIEERVVELAEQGHSPSEIGVKLRDEGVQGTPIPDVSLATGKKVTEILEDNDADPEIPEDLRNLMERAVRLREHMNDNPGDAQNKRALQNTESKIRRLVDYYHGDKLDEDFTYSYDVAVELLE; translated from the coding sequence ATGGCACGAATGCATACACGCCGCCGCGGCTCGTCCGATTCGGACAAGCCAGTGGCAGATGACCCACCGGAGTGGAGCGACGTAGACGAAGACGCGATCGAGGAGCGCGTCGTCGAGCTCGCCGAACAGGGCCACAGCCCGAGCGAGATCGGCGTCAAGTTGCGCGACGAAGGCGTCCAGGGGACACCGATCCCGGACGTCTCGCTGGCCACCGGCAAGAAGGTGACCGAGATCCTCGAAGACAACGACGCCGACCCCGAGATTCCGGAGGACCTCCGGAACCTGATGGAGCGGGCCGTGCGCCTCCGGGAGCACATGAACGACAACCCCGGCGACGCCCAGAACAAGCGCGCGCTCCAGAACACGGAGTCGAAGATCCGCCGTCTCGTCGACTACTACCACGGCGACAAACTCGACGAGGACTTCACCTACAGCTACGACGTCGCTGTCGAACTCCTCGAATAG
- a CDS encoding recombinase RecJ translates to MSTTGRQSGDGAHDAASSLREAGLVHLAPAATGDAIAATGVLARALDAVDVPFQISVVQTPADAARATEADRTVALGRASPDADRTLGSGRPASVAAFEVARSLDATITESADVATLAATGVVGAGEEPTDPIAEALEEADIERRPGAAVPTADLADGLAHSTLVHAPFSGDPEAARATLTEHDAADPGDDEARRRTASVVALTAVDAADADTRAAMAVEDVLRPYAGGPFETVGGYADVLDAAVREQPGVAIALALGHDAVSEAALSAWRTHAERAHDAVRDATVRRHAGLVVADVDGPASTVARLLRDFRSPEPLALVADGDRAVLAAVPEYDARATLESATASIEHTGDVIGDADRAHLTVSGATETLVAAVREVTADA, encoded by the coding sequence ATGTCCACCACCGGTCGCCAGTCAGGAGACGGGGCTCACGACGCCGCCAGCAGCCTCCGCGAGGCTGGACTCGTCCACCTCGCCCCTGCAGCGACCGGTGACGCCATCGCCGCGACGGGCGTCCTCGCCCGTGCGCTTGATGCCGTCGACGTCCCGTTCCAGATCAGCGTCGTCCAGACGCCAGCGGACGCCGCTCGCGCGACTGAAGCGGATCGAACCGTCGCACTCGGCCGAGCGAGTCCGGACGCGGATCGGACGCTCGGTTCGGGTCGACCGGCTAGCGTGGCGGCCTTCGAGGTTGCCCGGTCGCTCGATGCGACGATAACGGAGTCGGCTGATGTCGCCACACTTGCCGCGACGGGCGTTGTTGGGGCCGGCGAGGAGCCGACTGACCCGATCGCCGAGGCACTCGAAGAGGCCGATATCGAGCGTCGACCGGGCGCGGCCGTCCCGACGGCTGACCTCGCCGATGGACTCGCTCATTCGACGCTCGTCCACGCGCCCTTCTCGGGTGATCCGGAGGCGGCCAGGGCGACGCTCACCGAACACGACGCAGCCGACCCGGGGGACGACGAAGCGCGTCGTCGCACGGCGTCGGTCGTCGCGTTGACGGCTGTCGACGCCGCGGACGCTGACACCCGGGCCGCAATGGCCGTCGAAGACGTCCTTCGGCCATACGCGGGCGGCCCGTTCGAAACCGTCGGTGGGTACGCGGACGTCCTCGACGCCGCTGTGCGTGAACAACCAGGCGTCGCAATCGCGCTGGCACTCGGCCACGACGCAGTCTCCGAGGCAGCGCTGTCGGCCTGGCGAACCCACGCCGAGCGAGCCCACGACGCCGTTCGGGACGCGACCGTCCGGCGACACGCTGGACTCGTCGTCGCAGATGTCGACGGCCCGGCTTCCACTGTCGCCCGCCTGCTGCGGGACTTCCGTTCGCCCGAGCCGCTCGCGCTCGTCGCCGACGGCGACCGCGCCGTTCTGGCGGCAGTCCCTGAGTACGACGCACGCGCGACCCTCGAATCGGCCACCGCGTCGATCGAGCACACGGGAGACGTCATCGGTGACGCCGACCGGGCGCACCTGACTGTCTCCGGCGCAACCGAGACGCTGGTCGCGGCCGTTCGCGAGGTGACCGCCGATGCGTGA
- a CDS encoding KEOPS complex subunit Pcc1 — MRERRATIRTTHEDEETASRIAAALAPDNTAEMTTTVEAATVETTIDRETTPGLAATVDDYVVNLSVAVQLSNEKTHPTHE, encoded by the coding sequence ATGCGTGAGCGCCGAGCGACGATCAGGACGACCCACGAGGACGAAGAGACGGCGTCGCGGATCGCCGCGGCGCTGGCACCGGACAACACCGCGGAGATGACGACGACAGTCGAGGCGGCGACCGTCGAGACGACGATCGACCGGGAGACGACTCCTGGACTCGCCGCGACGGTCGACGACTACGTCGTGAACCTCTCCGTCGCCGTACAGCTATCGAACGAGAAGACACACCCTACTCATGAGTGA
- a CDS encoding 30S ribosomal protein S3ae, giving the protein MSERSVSRQTQEKRWYTVLAPEEFGREELGTTPADEPEQVLGRTIETTLGDLRNDAGENNTKLTFKIRDIGSDTAYTEFIRHELTRDYLRSLVRRGSSKVEAYVTVLTTDDYRVQIQPVALTTKKADASQEQAIREQMVEMIEEAAEERTFDDLIDSVVEGRLSSAIYNEAKTIYPLRRVEIQKTTLEAHPEEVAEEEETSVDVEE; this is encoded by the coding sequence ATGAGTGAACGATCAGTATCACGACAGACACAGGAAAAGCGGTGGTACACCGTGCTCGCGCCCGAGGAGTTCGGCCGCGAGGAACTCGGCACCACCCCTGCAGACGAACCGGAACAGGTGCTCGGCCGGACCATCGAGACGACCCTCGGTGACCTCCGGAACGACGCCGGCGAGAACAACACGAAGCTGACCTTCAAGATCCGCGATATCGGCAGCGACACGGCCTATACGGAGTTCATCCGACACGAACTCACGCGGGACTACCTGCGGAGTCTCGTGCGCCGTGGCTCCTCGAAGGTCGAGGCCTACGTCACCGTGCTGACGACGGACGACTACCGCGTCCAGATCCAGCCCGTCGCGCTGACGACCAAAAAGGCCGACGCGAGCCAGGAGCAGGCCATCCGCGAGCAGATGGTCGAGATGATCGAAGAGGCGGCCGAGGAACGGACCTTCGACGATCTGATCGACAGCGTCGTCGAGGGTCGGCTCTCGAGTGCGATCTACAACGAGGCGAAGACGATCTACCCGCTTCGCCGCGTCGAGATCCAGAAGACGACGCTCGAAGCCCATCCCGAAGAAGTCGCCGAAGAGGAAGAGACGAGCGTCGACGTCGAGGAATAA
- a CDS encoding plastocyanin/azurin family copper-binding protein, producing the protein MVDRRTFLATTGAFAAGLAGCLGRGAGDADHDIGMSSSAFLPAEYRVEPGTTVTWKNTSTHAHTVTAYENTLPDGTEYFASGGYETEQGARDAWYESGGGAIYAGKTFSHTFEQPGRYSYVCIPHESSNMAGVILVGDVEETDD; encoded by the coding sequence ATGGTCGATCGGCGGACGTTCCTCGCGACGACGGGCGCCTTCGCGGCCGGCCTCGCCGGCTGTCTCGGACGTGGCGCGGGCGATGCGGACCACGATATCGGGATGTCCAGCAGCGCCTTCCTCCCCGCGGAGTATCGGGTCGAACCTGGAACGACAGTGACCTGGAAGAACACGAGTACTCACGCCCACACCGTTACGGCATACGAAAACACGCTCCCCGACGGAACCGAATACTTCGCTTCCGGCGGTTACGAGACCGAACAGGGGGCCCGCGACGCGTGGTACGAGAGCGGTGGCGGCGCGATCTACGCCGGCAAAACGTTCTCACATACCTTCGAACAGCCCGGCCGCTATTCGTACGTCTGTATTCCCCACGAGTCGAGCAACATGGCCGGCGTCATCCTCGTCGGTGATGTCGAGGAAACAGATGACTGA
- a CDS encoding protein sorting system archaetidylserine synthase (This PssA-like phosphatidyltransferase, along with a PssD-like decarboxylase, is required in Haloarchaea for the archaeosortase ArtA to replace the PGF-CTERM sorting signal with a C-terminal lipid anchor.) — MQLRPRFLGRLGVADVVTVANIVVGFVAIIVAPLDPALAARLILLAAIADGLDGLIARTYGSTPVGEFFDSLADTVSFGVAPAAVVVSLAGDVVHLETIETLVGSVEAALVVGVPALFVAAAVIRLAMYTAYDIEERVTEGVQSTLAATVLSAAVLAVDIPLGWLIGAVGLLAYLMITRIPYPDLRTRDALSMGLVQAGVVLAPGLASRAFPRLLLTVALAYLLLAPRFYPRVEK, encoded by the coding sequence ATGCAACTGCGGCCCCGATTCCTCGGGCGACTCGGCGTCGCCGACGTCGTCACCGTCGCCAACATCGTCGTCGGGTTCGTCGCGATTATCGTCGCCCCGCTGGATCCGGCGCTCGCCGCCCGGTTGATCCTCCTCGCGGCGATCGCCGACGGCCTCGACGGCCTGATCGCCCGTACCTACGGCTCGACGCCCGTCGGCGAGTTCTTCGACTCGCTCGCGGACACCGTCTCCTTCGGCGTCGCCCCGGCCGCCGTGGTCGTGAGTCTGGCCGGCGATGTCGTCCACCTCGAAACTATCGAAACCCTGGTCGGTTCCGTCGAGGCCGCACTGGTCGTCGGCGTTCCGGCGTTGTTCGTCGCTGCCGCGGTGATCCGGCTGGCGATGTACACCGCCTACGATATCGAAGAACGCGTCACGGAGGGCGTCCAGTCGACGCTCGCGGCGACAGTCCTTTCGGCAGCGGTCCTGGCCGTCGATATCCCGCTGGGCTGGCTGATTGGCGCGGTCGGCCTCCTCGCGTATCTGATGATCACGCGGATCCCCTATCCTGACCTTCGAACTCGGGATGCGTTGAGCATGGGTCTCGTCCAGGCCGGAGTAGTACTCGCCCCCGGCCTCGCTTCACGGGCGTTTCCGCGACTTCTCCTTACGGTCGCGCTGGCGTATCTGTTGCTCGCGCCACGGTTCTATCCACGGGTCGAGAAGTGA
- a CDS encoding HEAT repeat domain-containing protein produces MTNGDDDAEPDETDGASGEGEELGVEDFEARLDEAEDTLDAAETEADLDAVEETLSAIEDDLADADLPEPDEDEDDPQEALEDRLSDLRDGVDEQRGPYVEDVAEQIETAAGTVSETRWTDDGEEAVIAAVEAFGEAVAEHVDVNGAGDVQAASEALTAASDVVADLDLDPDDDSESIASLLDAAETLADDIEAAEAFDDLSVRAKLRYEGFYEVIEGEHRKDFPPELNAVLSWEHRYKQSRDPDDVEQILLALDLMDSEFMEENILDAFERVGPPEAFDPVHQRAQRRDKQAIRVLGKIGDDRAVETLVDFLDGDPALQRVTLRALGEIGSTEATQAVANCLADDNDSVRSSAARSLGLIGDTRAVDPLADVLAEDDADDARASAAWALNQIGTERAKEIAAEYADDRAYVVQVEAEKAAGV; encoded by the coding sequence ATGACCAACGGTGACGACGACGCCGAGCCGGACGAAACTGACGGGGCGTCCGGAGAGGGCGAGGAGCTCGGAGTCGAGGACTTCGAGGCGCGTCTCGACGAGGCCGAGGACACGCTCGATGCTGCCGAGACGGAAGCCGACCTCGATGCCGTCGAGGAGACGCTGTCGGCCATCGAGGACGACCTGGCGGACGCCGACCTCCCGGAACCGGACGAGGACGAGGACGATCCTCAGGAAGCGCTCGAAGATCGGCTGAGCGACCTTCGGGACGGCGTCGACGAACAGCGCGGTCCATACGTCGAAGACGTCGCCGAACAGATCGAGACCGCCGCGGGGACGGTCAGCGAGACGCGTTGGACTGACGACGGCGAGGAAGCAGTGATCGCTGCTGTCGAAGCCTTCGGCGAGGCGGTCGCCGAGCACGTCGACGTGAACGGCGCGGGCGACGTCCAGGCCGCAAGCGAGGCACTCACCGCAGCAAGCGATGTCGTCGCCGATCTCGATCTTGATCCCGACGACGACAGCGAGTCGATCGCGTCGCTGCTCGACGCGGCCGAGACCCTCGCCGACGACATCGAGGCCGCCGAAGCCTTCGACGACCTCTCCGTCCGGGCAAAACTCCGCTATGAGGGGTTTTACGAGGTTATCGAGGGCGAGCACCGCAAGGACTTCCCGCCGGAGCTCAACGCCGTGCTTTCCTGGGAACACCGCTACAAGCAGAGCCGCGATCCCGACGACGTCGAGCAGATACTCCTGGCACTCGATCTCATGGACTCGGAGTTCATGGAGGAGAACATCCTCGACGCGTTCGAGCGAGTCGGCCCGCCCGAGGCGTTCGATCCGGTCCACCAGCGTGCCCAGCGCCGGGACAAGCAGGCGATCCGCGTCCTTGGGAAGATCGGCGACGATCGCGCGGTCGAGACGCTCGTGGACTTCCTCGACGGCGACCCCGCGCTCCAGCGGGTGACGTTGCGCGCCCTGGGCGAGATCGGCAGTACGGAGGCCACACAGGCGGTGGCGAACTGTCTGGCCGACGACAACGACAGCGTCCGGAGTTCGGCTGCTCGCTCGCTTGGACTCATCGGTGACACCCGCGCGGTCGACCCTCTGGCGGACGTTCTCGCCGAGGACGACGCCGACGACGCCCGGGCCAGCGCGGCGTGGGCGCTCAACCAGATCGGGACCGAACGCGCCAAAGAGATCGCCGCCGAGTACGCCGACGACCGCGCCTACGTCGTTCAGGTCGAGGCCGAGAAGGCCGCCGGCGTCTGA